One Aegilops tauschii subsp. strangulata cultivar AL8/78 chromosome 7, Aet v6.0, whole genome shotgun sequence genomic window carries:
- the LOC109753289 gene encoding 3-ketoacyl-CoA synthase 6, producing MVTSLPLSLLAPVYSFVSSHRLSLAAFPFSATAALRLTAWLYPTVSSAVHHCTPLYAGLTLLAVVLVLYIRSTRVRAVYLVDYACFRPPAALRVPLSKYIEHTGLAPCFDDKSVGFQSRLIERSGFGEETCLPPACHVIPPEKTLKAARAEAEQGIFSAVDAVLAKTGVGAEDIGVVVVNCTLFAPTPSMADMVVRRYGLRSDVRCFSLSGMGCSAGIAGIGLAENILQCDSRCTYALVVSTEILTSDYYSGNERAMLLQNCLFRMGASAVLLSTSRARARHAQYRLARVVRTHAGHDDRAYGCVQQEDDAAGERGIALSKDVMPVAGDTLKAHMTTLGPLVLPASELLAYALSLARRRLLLMAGQKDSSKPRVPDFRMAFEHFCIHAGGRAVIDELQRGLGLSDKQVEPSRMALHRFGNTSSSSTWYELAYLEAKCRVRKGDRVWMVGFGSGFKCNSAVWVCIRSPVPLDSGPWEGCMHRYPVAAVQRD from the coding sequence ATGGTGACTTCACTCCCGCTCAGCCTCCTAGCGCCGGTATACAGCTTTGTCTCCAGCCACCGCCTAAGCCTCGCCGCCTTCCCCTTCTCGGCCACGGCCGCGCTGCGTCTCACCGCCTGGCTCTACCCCACTGTAAGCAGCGCCGTCCATCACTGCACCCCACTCTATGCCGGCCTCACTTTGCTCGCCGTCGTACTAGTCCTCTACATCAGGTCGACCAGGGTGCGCGCGGTGTACCTCGTGGACTACGCCTGCTTCCGGCCGCCGGCCGCCCTCCGCGTGCCGCTCTCCAAGTACATCGAGCACACCGGGCTCGCGCCGTGCTTTGACGACAAGAGCGTCGGCTTTCAGTCGCGCCTCATCGAGCGCTCGGGCTTCGGCGAGGAGACATGCCTCCCGCCGGCCTGCCACGTCATCCCTCCGGAGAAGACGCTCAAGGCGGCCCGCGCCGAGGCCGAGCAAGGGATATTCTCCGCCGTCGATGCCGTTCTCGCCAAGACCGGCGTCGGCGCCGAGGACATCGGAGTGGTGGTGGTGAACTGCACGCTGTTCGCCCCAACGCCGTCCATGGCTGACATGGTGGTGCGCAGGTACGGGCTCCGCAGCGATGTCCGGTGCTTCAGCCTTTCCGGGATGGGGTGCAGCGCCGGGATAGCCGGCATCGGGCTGGCGGAGAACATCCTGCAGTGCGACAGCAGGTGCACGTACGCGCTCGTGGTGTCCACGGAGATTCTCACCTCGGATTACTACTCCGGCAACGAGCGCGCGATGCTGCTGCAGAACTGCCTCTTCCGGATGGGCGCGTCCGCGGTGCTGCTGTCCACGTCCCGCGCGCGGGCGCGACACGCGCAGTACCGCCTCGCCCGGGTGGTGCGCACGCACGCGGGGCACGACGACCGCGCCTACGGATGCGTGCAGCAGGAGGACGACGCGGCGGGCGAGCGCGGCATCGCGCTGTCCAAGGATGTCATGCCCGTGGCCGGTGACACGCTGAAGGCGCACATGACCACGCTCGGGCCCCTCGTGCTCCCGGCGTCGGAGCTCCTTGCGTACGCGCTCTCGCTCGCGAGGCGCAGGCTGCTGCTCATGGCGGGGCAGAAGGACAGCAGCAAGCCGCGCGTCCCGGACTTCCGCATGGCGTTCGAGCACTTCTGCATCCACGCGGGCGGCCGTGCGGTCATCGACGAGCTGCAGCGCGGCCTCGGGCTGTCGGACAAGCAGGTGGAGCCGTCGCGCATGGCGCTGCACCGGTTCGGCAACACGTCGAGCAGCTCGACGTGGTACGAGCTGGCCTACCTGGAGGCCAAGTGCCGCGTGCGCAAGGGAGACCGTGTGTGGATGGTCGGGTTTGGTTCAGGGTTCAAGTGCAACAGCGCAGTGTGGGTGTGCATCCGGTCGCCGGTTCCTCTGGACAGCGGGCCATGGGAGGGCTGCATGCATCGTTACCCGGTGGCCGCGGTCCAGCGAGACTGA